A window of Candidatus Nitrospira allomarina genomic DNA:
TGAGCCAACTTTTCATTGAGAGCGTGATCATACACTCCCAGAATCTGAATCGTAGCCCGTGCAGGATTGGCCAGCGGTCCCATGATATTCATCAAGGTACGGATCCCCATTTCCGACCGAGGTTTGGCGCAATGCTTCATGGCTCCGTGGTAAAGCGGTGCAAAGAGAAACCCAATGCCAATTTCATTGATGCAATCGGCAACCTTTTCAGGAGACAAGTCGATATTCACGCCAAGGGCGGCCAATACATCTGCGCTTCCTGATTGAGAGGACACGGAGCGATTTCCATGCTTGGCAACCGTCATTCCCCCTCCAGCTACGACAAAGGCGGCAGCCGTCGAGATATTGAACGTGTGGCTTTTGTCCCCACCGGTTCCACACGTATCCACCACCTGAGGATCGGCAATAGGGATCCGAATCGCCCGTTCGCGCATGGCTCGCACTGATCCGGTGATTTCATCGATCGTTTCGCCTTTCATGCGTAACCCCATTAAGTAGGCTGCAATTTGAGCCTCAGTGGCTTCTCCTTGCATGATTTCCCGCATGGCCTCTTCCGCTTCGAGTTCCGAGAGGTCGAGACCCTCGGCTAATTTGGCGATGTGGTCTTTGAGTAGGGGCATGTGAACAGGCTCATGGACAGATGACTGGGAATCTTGGTCTAGTGGTCGGTTGAGGAGCAGACGGGTAATAATAAAAAATTCCGCAAAAGGTCCATCCCTGACGTGGTGAGAATCGACTCAGGATGAAATTGCACGCCTTCCGCTCCGGTTGGGGTATGCCGAAGTCCCATGATTTCGCCTTCCACGGTTTCGGCTGAAATTTCAAAGTCCGTGGGTAAGGTTTCACGCTTGACGATTAAGGAATGATATCGGGTGGCTTCAAAGGGATTTGGGAGGCCTTCAAAAATTGATTTTCCGTCATGATGGATCATGGAGGTTTTCCCGTGCATAAGCCTGGGGGCTCGAATAATTTGACCTCCAAAAGCAAAGGCCAGGGATTGATGCCCGAGACAGACGCCAAAGAGCGGAAGACGGCCGGCAAAGTGCTTGATGATGGCAACAGAAATGCCCGCCTCGTTAGGGGTACAGGGGCCGGGGGATATTAATATTCGCTCAGGTGCCAAGCGGTGAATGTCATCGATTGTGAGGGCATCATTTCGAAAAATCTTGAGATCGGCTCCCAACTCTCCAAGATATTGGACAAGATTGTAGGTAAACGAATCGTAATTGTCGATGACCAGGATCATAGGGTCCTTCTCAAGCCTTTTTACGCTAGACCATGTTCGGCCATTTCAATGGCTCTCATCATGGCGCCGGCTTTTGTTCGAGTTTCTTCATATTCACGGGTAGGGTCAGAATCGGCGACAATTCCGGCACCGGCCTGAATATAGGCCTTTTGTCCTTGAACGACCACCGTACGAATATTGATACAGGTATCCATATTCCCGGAAAAACTAAAATACCCGACCGCTCCGGCATAAGGTCCCCGACGAGTGGGTTCCAATTCCTCAATGATTTGCATGGCTCGGATTTTCGGCGCACCGGACACGGTCCCGGCCGGAAAACACGCCTTCATGACATCATAGGCGGTGTATCGCGGATCTAATTCTCCCTTGACTTGAGACACAATGTGCATGACATGGGAATACCGTTCAACTTTCTTGAACCGTTCAACTTTGACTGTTCCGGTTTTGGCCACCCGGCCCACATCATTGCGGCCTAAATCCACCAACATGACATGTTCGGCTAATTCCTTGTGATCGGATAAGAGATCCTGTTCCAATGCGTTGTCAGCTTGTGGCGTCTTTCCACGGGGACGGGTTCCGGCAATGGGTCGCACCACAATGCTGCCTTCTTCGCATCGCACTAGGATTTCCGGAGAGGATCCCACGAGTTCGATGCCGGCAATGCGCAAATAGAACATGTAGGGTGAGGGATTGAGCACCCTCAAGGCTCGATAAATCTCCAGGGGATCAGTGTGGATGGTAGTGTGCCAGCGTTGGGACATGACACCCTGGATGATGTCCCCAGCCTGAATATATTCTTTCGTCCGAAGCACCATTTTTTCAAAGTCCTCAGGAGACAGGTTGGATTGAAATTTGAGTGGTGCACGTCGAATCGAGGCCCTAGGTCGCCGGCTTGGTTTATGAAGTCTGGCAATGATTGATTCAATCCGCTTAATAGCATCCTGATAAATTTGGCGAAGTTGAGTCTTCTTTGCAGAAGTAATATGGGCATTGGCCACAACTTTGAGGGTATGGGCGACATTGTCAAAAATGAGTAGGGTGTCCGTAATGCAAAACGCAAAGAGGGGAGTGTTAATCCCGGGTTTTGCTCGAGACGGAACTGGCTCAAAAGACTTGACCACGTCATAACCCAAATAACCCACCGCACCCCCCACAAATCGAGGCAACCCGGGAACGACAACCGGATGATACTCTGCCATGGTATTCTGAATATGGTCCAAAGGGGTGCCCTGCATGGGGACGCGGTGCTGTTTCCGGCCTTTTTGGGTGACCACTTCGCCGTTCTCCTCCCACAACATGACGGAAGGGTGACTTCCCAGAAAGGAATAACGTGCCCAGTTTTCCCCCCCTTCAATACTTTCAAATAAAAAGGCATTGGGTCCCGTATTAATTTTGGAAAATGCGGATACAGGCGTCTCGAAATCCGCCAGAATTTCTCGATAAAGGGGGACGAGGTTTCCTTGTGAGGCAAATTGGCAAAATTCCTCAAAACTCACTGAATAATAAGCATTTTTCATGATTTTGACGGTAGCATATGGCCTATGGGGTGTCAACGAAAGTGCCAGTGAGACACACGTCTTCTCGAGGGTAGAACAAGAAAAGGCCGGAACCGAAGGAAGCGGCTTTCCTTGGGATCCCGACCTTAGCTTGAAGAATGAATGGAGCTGAAATTACTGACCGCTGACGATAAGCTTTTGTCCAACGTGAATGGTGTTATCCGTCAACTGATTCCAGGCTTTGAGATCATTGATCGACACGCCGTACTCTTTGGAAATCCGGTAGAGGGTCTCGCCTTTAGCTACAATGTGTGACCCTTCATCGAGACTTCCCATGGTATCCATACTTGGTGAATCCAAAGGAATGGTGTCCCCCAAATTCAAGTCCGAATCAAGTTTCGTCATATCTGAATCTTTAAAGTCAAGATCATTCAGCCCAAATTCAGAGATCGAAGGTTCGGAAAGTTTCAAATCATCTGATTTTCCCATCCCTCCCTCTCTTACACGGGACAGTTCGTCATGGGAACGGTTCAATTGGTCGCGCAACGCTTCTAATTCGGCATTTAAATCTCGGTTTTGCGATTCCAATGACCCCAGTTGTCGTTGCGTGTCTTGATACTTCACATTTAATTCACCGGTTCGTTTTTCTTCTTGCGCTAAAAGCCTTTGAAAATTTAACGCACGTGCCTTCTCGGCTTCGAACTTTTCTGTACTGACGCATCCGGTCAAGACTCCACTACAGACCAGTACGCCAGCTGCAATTTTCAGGTATCCAAACCAGCCCGATGATTGGGGATCTCCTTGATGTCCCCCGAACAATGGTTGCACCATATTACGCGTTCCTCCTCTGAGGTTCATATGTATCCCTCCTTTAGGGACAATGGTCAATAACGAGAAGGGGAAGATCTCTACGATCTGGTCACCTTTTGCTACACAATAATTCGGAATAGGGATAATGTCAAACAACTATTTGCACACCGGTAGAAGTTACCGAACACCACGATTCATTGACCATGGAAAAATGGCTGTGATAATTTCACTTACCATTTGCCTTCGTCCTTTTCTATGACCTCTCCATTTTCACATTCTGCAGATCCTTCGGTTATGCACATCGGGCAGGTTGCGCTTCGCCTGGCCCGTCCCCTCACACAGACACAAGCCTGGATGGGCAATCAAGAAATTCTACGTCAGCTTCTCGCCTGTTGGTTTATCGTGGATGAAAAAGATGTGCCTTTATCACCAAGAATTATCGGTCAACCGGGGGTGGGGAAGACCACACTCGCCATGGCGGCCACTCAGGAGCGGAAGCAGGAACTCTTCATTTATCAATGTACGGCTGATACCAGACCTGAAGACCTTCTCGTGTCCCCGGTCATTTCCGAGGGAGGCACGATTACCTACCAAGCCTCTCCTTTAGTCACGGCTATGGTGACCGGCAATGTCTGTCTCCTCGATGAAGGCAACCGGATGAATGAAAAGAGTTGGGCCTCCCTTGCCTCCCTGCTTGATCATCGACGCTCGGTCGATTCGGTTGTGGCGGGTGTTCAAATTCATGCGCATGAGAATTTTCGATGTTGTGTCACGATGAATGAAGATGCCTCGACCTATGAGGTGCCGGATTATATCCTGTCCCGTCTCCAACCGACGTTGAAAGTTGAATTCCCTAATAAGGAACATGAATTGGCCATTTTGCGGTATCACCTCCCGTTTGCGTCTGCGGAGTTAATCACACTTACGGTGAATTTTCTTCAAAAAGCGCATCAACTGGATCTCCCGTTTTCCATTCGGGACGGGATGCACATGGTGCAATAC
This region includes:
- the trpD gene encoding anthranilate phosphoribosyltransferase, producing the protein MPLLKDHIAKLAEGLDLSELEAEEAMREIMQGEATEAQIAAYLMGLRMKGETIDEITGSVRAMRERAIRIPIADPQVVDTCGTGGDKSHTFNISTAAAFVVAGGGMTVAKHGNRSVSSQSGSADVLAALGVNIDLSPEKVADCINEIGIGFLFAPLYHGAMKHCAKPRSEMGIRTLMNIMGPLANPARATIQILGVYDHALNEKLAQVLLRLGTQHCFVLHGMDGLDEISLTSRTGIAEGKKGRVLSYSIGPEDFGLHPVSPKDLLGGNPEDNAQIIRDIFRGRKGSKRDIVLMNAAPAFIACQKAASLKEGFEEAGRVVDNGAAFEMLDKLISLTKKLAA
- a CDS encoding anthranilate synthase component II, producing MILVIDNYDSFTYNLVQYLGELGADLKIFRNDALTIDDIHRLAPERILISPGPCTPNEAGISVAIIKHFAGRLPLFGVCLGHQSLAFAFGGQIIRAPRLMHGKTSMIHHDGKSIFEGLPNPFEATRYHSLIVKRETLPTDFEISAETVEGEIMGLRHTPTGAEGVQFHPESILTTSGMDLLRNFLLLPVCSSTDH
- the trpE gene encoding anthranilate synthase component I yields the protein MKNAYYSVSFEEFCQFASQGNLVPLYREILADFETPVSAFSKINTGPNAFLFESIEGGENWARYSFLGSHPSVMLWEENGEVVTQKGRKQHRVPMQGTPLDHIQNTMAEYHPVVVPGLPRFVGGAVGYLGYDVVKSFEPVPSRAKPGINTPLFAFCITDTLLIFDNVAHTLKVVANAHITSAKKTQLRQIYQDAIKRIESIIARLHKPSRRPRASIRRAPLKFQSNLSPEDFEKMVLRTKEYIQAGDIIQGVMSQRWHTTIHTDPLEIYRALRVLNPSPYMFYLRIAGIELVGSSPEILVRCEEGSIVVRPIAGTRPRGKTPQADNALEQDLLSDHKELAEHVMLVDLGRNDVGRVAKTGTVKVERFKKVERYSHVMHIVSQVKGELDPRYTAYDVMKACFPAGTVSGAPKIRAMQIIEELEPTRRGPYAGAVGYFSFSGNMDTCINIRTVVVQGQKAYIQAGAGIVADSDPTREYEETRTKAGAMMRAIEMAEHGLA
- a CDS encoding LysM peptidoglycan-binding domain-containing protein; the protein is MNLRGGTRNMVQPLFGGHQGDPQSSGWFGYLKIAAGVLVCSGVLTGCVSTEKFEAEKARALNFQRLLAQEEKRTGELNVKYQDTQRQLGSLESQNRDLNAELEALRDQLNRSHDELSRVREGGMGKSDDLKLSEPSISEFGLNDLDFKDSDMTKLDSDLNLGDTIPLDSPSMDTMGSLDEGSHIVAKGETLYRISKEYGVSINDLKAWNQLTDNTIHVGQKLIVSGQ
- a CDS encoding AAA family ATPase — encoded protein: MHIGQVALRLARPLTQTQAWMGNQEILRQLLACWFIVDEKDVPLSPRIIGQPGVGKTTLAMAATQERKQELFIYQCTADTRPEDLLVSPVISEGGTITYQASPLVTAMVTGNVCLLDEGNRMNEKSWASLASLLDHRRSVDSVVAGVQIHAHENFRCCVTMNEDASTYEVPDYILSRLQPTLKVEFPNKEHELAILRYHLPFASAELITLTVNFLQKAHQLDLPFSIRDGMHMVQYAMKRMAQDPHHPVARDPAWREALINVLGEEAQDLDVLAKRRSQTLHGHALPKGLGDFFFEEDHPLHPDQ